Proteins from a single region of Salvelinus sp. IW2-2015 unplaced genomic scaffold, ASM291031v2 Un_scaffold1954, whole genome shotgun sequence:
- the LOC112072546 gene encoding uncharacterized protein has protein sequence MGACGSSTCLTTLRTLRPSPIHLPNLLTLRATGDRLQAVSRGLGVTAGREVTMTQLQVPLHCPATASQRAAALHCLSNLVRVFRRSHGLWSGQGVGEWVISTTTGSEITVRAAGMFPSCLRFDGRIRAQVSISGQLLSLTSGGSNKPAHAAAPSASDQTKSYFPCKTSVISRQPSRAQKLWKKSPKHKHCHNANKLCMVPEMLLVBTLCRFVYAIYPLKDLSPWIEEVIZKRIELTWQLFLLVQEALAKATKTRALQRALRRLSEPNQNHGPLELRLGDLLYSNFEKDFPSQRPLVPEAFLGDHQLCLEVSVMVSRVLLQHWTPRITFSPDCEVQDISPRLRRHSGSLTRHWSSMDNLSEFADEGDEEQCSVEADGKQEKKGLQSFFSQSLEFIEAIRHLWLSAL, from the exons atgggg GCTTGTGGATCTAGCACATGTTTGACCACGCTCAGGACGCTGCGCCCATCACCCATCCACCTGCCTAACCT GTTGACACTGAGAGCAACGGGTGATAGGCTGCAGGCTGTGTCCCGTGGTCTGGGGGTCACAGCGGGACGTGAGGTAACCATGACCCAACTTCAAGTCCCTCTCCATTGTCCTGCCACTGCCAGCCAGAGGGCAGCAGCTCTCCACTGCCTCAGTAACCTGGTGCGAGTGTTCCGCCGCTCTCATGGCCTGTGGAGTGGACAGGGAGTGGGTGAATGGGTAATATCCACCACTACGGGGTCAGAGATCACTGTGCGAGCTGCAGGCATGTTYCCGAGCTGCCTTCGCTTTGATGGTAGGATCAGAGCCCAGGTCTCCATCTCCGGCCAACTCCTCTCCTTGACCTCTGGTGGCTCCAACAAGCCGGCCCATGCCGCTGCACCATCAGCGAGTGATCAGACCAAGAGTTATTTTCCTTGCAAAACCTCTGTGATAAGTAGACAACCCAGTCGAGCACAGAAGCTCTGGAAGAAGAGCCCCAAGCACAAACATTGTCACAACGCCAACAAGCTGTGCATGGTCCCAGAGATGCTCCTCGTGRACACCCTGTGCAGATTTGTGTACGCCATCTACCCCCTGAAGGACTTRTCTCCGTGGATAGAGGAGGTTATTSAAAAACGTATAGAGCTGACATGGCAACTGTTCCTCCTGGTCCAAGAGGCCTTGGCAAAAGCTACGAAGACCAGAGCCCTACAAAGAGCACTGAGAAGGCTTTCAGAGCCTAACCAAAACCATGGTCCACTGGAGCTCCGGCTAGGAGACCTGCTCTACAGCAACTTTGAGAAGGACTTCCCTTCACAGCGCCCTCTGGTGCCAGAGGCCTTCCTGGGMGACCACCAGCTCTGCTTGGAAGTGTCTGTCATGGTGAGCAGGGTGCTCCTACAGCACTGGACCCCCAGGATAACTTTCTCCCCTGACTGTGAGGTGCAGGACATTAGTCCCAGACTGAGGCGTCACAGCGGGAGCCTCACTCGCCACTGGTCCTCGATGGACAATCTCAGCGAG TTTGCTGATGAAGGTGATGAGGAGCAGTGCTCTGTGG AAGCTGACGGAAAGCAGGAGAAAAAAGGACTGCAGAGTTTTTTTTCGCAGAGTTTGGAATTCATTGAAGCAATCCGCCATCTGTGGCTGTCTGCGCTCTAA